The sequence AAATTTCCACCTGAGTTCAAGTAAACATCTATCTGTCTATACACTTCCATCTGTCCTTCTAAAAAAGAAGGTTCTCAAAATGTGGAATCAATGGTCCAGCCTTAGGCAACTGCGTAAATAACCTCTCACCATTATGTACGACTCCCCTCTTCAGCTGCATCAATATCTTCTTCCTTCGAACTTGCCAATTTGACTATGTCTTGTACAAGTATCTTTCCATCTGTTAAAAACAATTGATAatctaagttaaaaaaaaaaatcttaaatcctAAACATAATTTAGCTAGAATTTTTCCTCCACATTGCACTGCAAACAGCATCCACTTCTGATTAGCTGAAAAACAAAAGTTAGCTACTACCAACCTCTATCTTTGGAAAGGTTGGCGATGAGTTCTTGGATACCCTCCTTGTCTAAAGTATCTTTTAGATACATAGCAGCACCAGCAACCTCCTCAGGAGTCACTTTTCCATCGTGGTCTCTGTAAATGGATACAGTATACAGTTCCAATAATTACTTAATGAAATTCTTTATGGAACACATTTTTCGGATCTGCTTTTATATGTGTGTATGTGGTTGTGTGTGTATCAGAATATGCCTTGTGAGGCTATAAAAATTATTATACTACAAGTATTCAATTCAAGACGGCAAATACTACAAATGATGCTGTGCTGATGTTCTATAACTAATGGGCAAGGGCAACCATTCCAAACCAAAAGAATAAACTGGCTTCACATTTCCCAGATCACGAGACATACATGTTACGCAGTCATCTAAAATTACCTGTCAAGTAGTCGCCACTTGTTACCAATTTTGGCATCAACATCGTCAATTTCCTTCTCAAGCTTTTGAAGCATAGCATCAACCTGGTGTAGGGTACAACGTTTCAGGATAGGTTTTTAACTTAGCTTAAGTGAAGTGAACATACAAAGAATAATTAGGCATCCAGGAAACTAGGTGCAAGTTCTATGAACTTCTTACCCTATTTATAAGTGCCGAAGAAACCTTATCCTCTGTGCCTGTTTCAGTGTCTTGGTCATTTTCCTCTCTAGCAGCTTTGTATGCCTTTTTCGCCTGTTCTTCACCTTCTGTGCCCTCTTTGTCCACCATGGTATTATATAATCCAATCTACAGAGAGGCATCGTCTATATCATTAACAATTAACTAAAACAAACATTAAAAGATGTTATTGCTCAAGTAGCAAAGCTAAATTTTAAAGCGGTATTTCAAGTTAGTgggttttgcaatattttttatcAACATCGTTGCCACTCCCCGTCTAGCATCTGGGATAAGGAAATATGGAGATGGTCCCCAGATCCGTCTGTAATTGAATGATCACCCCGAATCCTTATAAAAGACAGCACTTTGATCATCTCCATGTGGGTCTACAACAAGGCAAACGGGCAGTGGCAACTTCTCCTCCCTCCGCATTGGATTGGTAGACCAAAAGATATGGGTAATTCTTTTTGCAAAAGAGAGTAAAAAGAACAAGAACTACATACTAAATAATAAGAGATAAAAAAATGTTACATAACATAGCAAGTTGATTTGACATACCTCCTTACTGACCAACCTCAAGAATTCATCACGTTCCCTACTCACTGACTGAAAGCACAACCAAATAACACGTAGAATCAAGATTACGGCACAAATTTTTTATTTCAGTTTCAAAACCACGGCAAGTGTACCAAAAGTAACATACAGATGCAGAAGCCAAAACAGCCAATGCACGGCTAAGTTCACAGAGCTGTTCCTGCTTCTCTTGTGTTGCTGCTATTATCTGCTCTTGTGCCTCTCTAGCCGTTGGATCAGTCATCTCTTGCAAAGCCACGTCTTCCTGGCCAATCCTAGATTCGCTCTTCCTAGCttgctcctcttcttctttctcttcttcctcctaCAAAAAGATCCACCTTTACTATATATACCGTATAAACACGAAATGAATAGTACACAAACAAAAACACCTACGAACAAGAACACATTTAAATTCCTCTTTGAGAAAGTTGAAAGACCTCTCACGATATGCAGTTCAAGAGCCAAGTGAAAGTGTCTTGCAAATAAATGAAGTGTCATGAAGAATATAAATTCCGAAGTTATATGCTACCAGAAACAAAAGGCAACATCAATTTTGTTTTCCAATACCTTGATAAGTTCTTCTTGCATTTCGAGGTATTCCAGTTTTCTCCTCCTCTCTGAAACAGAATCTTCAGACGGCAAAGCCGTCACTCCTACAGTATCCACAACCTCATCTGGCAGAGAAGATAGTGTAGCTTGAACAGCCTCTTCTGGCCTCACCTTTCCAGAAACATTGAAGGCTCTAAAATGATACGAAGGAGGTCAGATGTGGCAAAATACCAAACAACATAAATGCATATAAAGCCCTAATTACCTGGAGAGGATCAAAAGGGAGGATGGTACAGAGTGGTTCAGAGATAAATCCAACCAATCACGAAGCTGCAGAAGGTGGGAGTCAGACAGCAAAATTCATTTAGACTttgtaacaaaaaaaattaacataataataataataataaataaagtaATCTATTTTAAACATTGAAATTTGCATATTGCATTACTACTTTAAATCCTTTGGCGACTCGTGTGTTGGATTTTAAGGTTTAGCAACAAATCAGGTAGTTTGGTCTTGAATTAAGCTGGACTTAAGCTATTGTGGTGTCTCTATCTCATGATAAAAAAAGGCTAGAGACGCAGCAAGCATGATAAGCTAGCCGCTcacataaaggaaaaaaaaaatctgatttcTCCTTTATTCAAGCATGAGAAAATAGAAGTAGAAATCTGAGTCAAACCTAGTTCTAATAAGATGTTTTCTCTATTTCTTCTTGCTAACTATACCACTAGAGTATTGTTAGTAACTATTAATACTATGTAGAATAATGTGTCTCGCTGTTCAATTCAGTTGTACTAGGAATAGTTAAGTCTCCAGAATAACATACAGTTAACAGTCATAGTTACTTAAGGTAATGTTATGATGATTAAGGACCTGAAGATCTAATATGGTGAACTTAAATGTGGAGAAATAGAACAGCCATAAACTCCATACTTTGTAGTTTTTACAAACCAGCATATTATATTTGGATCGATATGACTAAGAGATAACGAATCAAAAGCTCACTACAATCTGTAGAACCAAGGACAAATGTAACTAAGATTTGGATGAGAATTCTGAAAATTACAAATTAGTATTACCCAATATCAAGGTCGCTGCCTCGCCCTACCTAATAATCAAGTTAAACAAACTACAACAAACAAAAGCAACATCATTGAGAGAATACCTGCTGCCTCATTTCCTCAACAGAGAGTAGCCCAAGTAAACCTCTATCTCTACAGTCTTCACGAAGTTCAGCTTCTGAAAGTGTTTCCACACCTTCAGCCTGAATCATCTTATCATCATTCTTGATCCTATCCAAAACATTGGAAATTAAAACTATTCAATATTTGAATCCATAGCACGAGGAATGAGTTGATATACATAAATAACATATTATAGGAAGAAAATACAAGGCACTTTAAAAGACAATAGAAACAAACATATATGAGCAGGTTCACATGTTCATATTATATTATTCGATTAAGGGGAAAACGAAATGGAGTCAACAACTAGCATGGCATCTTAAATGTATACTATGTTGGATGACCTTGAAGATTCTGACTTAGTCTAACTGCTCCGTAGTGGGAATCAGCAAGATAACTAGTCTTTGGAGGAAGGATGTATAACAAAAAACTGAAAGTATCATAGAGGAAAACGTGAAGCTTCTTGTCAAGACATACAACAAGGATGAGAATGAAGAGGTTACTTCTCAACACCACAAAGATGATTGGTTAAAAAATGAAAAGCATTGAAAAAACTTAAGACTTTATCCTTCCAAAATGATCCAACATGATGCCGTGCTGAAAACTCAGATCGATAGTTTGGTGGTACAAAAGTTCGCTGAAGCTTACCATTGGAGTCTTTTCCGAAGCATAAAACGTAAATAAGCATCTGTCCCATATGGGCTTACTCCCATATATTTGCACATATTTACTAATCGAGGCCTGTAAGCCAAAAAAAGAATCCAATTAATGCAAGCATTACAACTTACAAAACAGAGAAGTTCTCATATAAGAGCCGAATGCAAGTAAAAATCACAGTTATTATATAAATGCTTACCTGCTGATATTGTCCAGGGTAAGTTCATCATTGAATAACTTTGCAAAGCCTAAaatttcttcatttgaaacact is a genomic window of Papaver somniferum cultivar HN1 unplaced genomic scaffold, ASM357369v1 unplaced-scaffold_137, whole genome shotgun sequence containing:
- the LOC113334752 gene encoding mitochondrial proton/calcium exchanger protein-like, with protein sequence MASRALFRRKRLLVDYLHRPTYSVEGISSFGYGKSSQFLNSRDFSWCPDNPSKHFDHKDQDSRPGLLVDKNELLTLSTTHFFTHGSFGDRKAGTLPSLGIRWMSQSLHTASIAKEGQPEPGKGDNASEKQETKQIKEASPEECDQAVEGLTAVKTKAKLKQLQASKKNAVSVMQKVWAKLLGIGPALRAIASMSRADWAIKLRHWKDEFVSTLQHYWLGTKLLWADVRISSRLLRKLAGGKSLSRREKQQLQRTTVDIFRLVPFAVFILVPFMELLLPVFLKLFPNMLPSTFQDKMKEQEALKRKLNARIEYAKFLQDTAREMAKEVQNSRSGETKKTAEDLDEFLSKVRTGASVSNEEILGFAKLFNDELTLDNISRPRLVNMCKYMGVSPYGTDAYLRFMLRKRLQWIKNDDKMIQAEGVETLSEAELREDCRDRGLLGLLSVEEMRQQLRDWLDLSLNHSVPSSLLILSRAFNVSGKVRPEEAVQATLSSLPDEVVDTVGVTALPSEDSVSERRRKLEYLEMQEELIKEEEEKEEEEQARKSESRIGQEDVALQEMTDPTAREAQEQIIAATQEKQEQLCELSRALAVLASASSVSRERDEFLRLVSKEIGLYNTMVDKEGTEGEEQAKKAYKAAREENDQDTETGTEDKVSSALINRVDAMLQKLEKEIDDVDAKIGNKWRLLDRDHDGKVTPEEVAGAAMYLKDTLDKEGIQELIANLSKDRDGKILVQDIVKLASSKEEDIDAAEEGSRT